The following proteins come from a genomic window of Anopheles ziemanni chromosome 3, idAnoZiCoDA_A2_x.2, whole genome shotgun sequence:
- the LOC131289027 gene encoding HEAT repeat-containing protein 5B isoform X2 yields the protein MELSHSLTLNEAALAQLPEQKRPVFIFEWLRFLDKVLVAAQKSDIKGCQKKLVEQLTQHIQGAPGPPTRKLIARCLATLFSVGDTFLLFETVNKCNDILKNKDDSPSYLPTRLAATCVVGCMYEKLGRMMGRSYEETVQILLKSLKNAESQSRIEIMMTLEKVCAGMGSAISNVHKDIYKAVRYCLTDRVMAVRVAASNCLLEMTKHAPFLYTTELESLASLCFRAFDSCNYEVRCAVAKLLGTLIACTQNGSLRNFSSMTASSSSTKSLRPVSLDEALGVLMAGFLRGGVSFLKGTGEIIKGSSGVNREVRVGVTHAYVVFVQTMGGLWLERNMQSFLVHVLDLVANPKAASSHVDAVYSRKCINFILRSVIGKMLGEKAQSSACKELIHLIAKQMNSIDFNPENAKDSNQETLFSQHLLVCALQELGSLVLLLGTTAQNLLADQQLNFIDAVCAVLIHPCMAARLAAAWCLRCVCVAVPSQITPLIDRFIEAIEKMRTSPDAISGYSGALAAVLGGVRYSPLGIPHTRGKVIFNTAEELLRTASQNSRLSLNRTQAGWLLIGGIMTLGVPVVKGLLPRMLLLWRNAFPRSTKELESEKARGDAFTWQVTLEGRAGALSVMHSFLLHCPELVTDDITRRLLTPIESALAMLINITSVLKTYGQHLKAPTAMVRLRLYETLSLLPATALESSYTHLLRMLVSEFTLTENPANTTTSFLRQMCHGNDSIILGTWLQDTDHRTIEDQMEPNRKADGDYLQPNSAAGSGALEHDACCLYRAIAPGEQCPGPLPLGVAVIDMSVTLFGLIFPKVANKHRLQMLEHFGECIKHAKSSRQEAVQMNIFTALLSGLKGLTETKSAIGQDDVRKSATNLIINALTSANPILRCAAGEALGRIAQVVGDSRVTAELAQTSFDRLKSARDVVTRTGHSLALGCLHRYVGGMGSSQHLNTSVSILLALAQDGSSPVVQVWSLYALSLIADSGGPMFRGYVEPTLSLALKLLLTVPQSHVDVHQCIGRVLSALITTIGPELQGDSNSVATARASFLCAAAIMQAHSDPLVQAEATGCLQQLHLFAPRNVNLSSLVPNLCQNLSSNYLTLRKAAVSCLRQLTTREAKEVCEHAANLVSDEDRYALSDYGLPGVLFGMLDTESDSQMVRNIHDTITSMLQILAAENLSQWLSMCKNVLTVASDASVGADAGAGGASGSGKDGATGTTDGDGNDADDDDDDDDDDDNIEFHAEDHQATHPAVQPRWPTRVFAAECVRKVIATCENASSNHFDLVAAKEMQMTKSRGDFLVLHLSDLIRMAFMAATSDSDQLRLEGLKTLQEIIDKFAHVPEPEFPGHLLLEQFQAQVGAALRPAFSQDTPSHVTAAACEVCSAWIGSGVARDLNDLRRVHQLLVSNLSKLNSRTNSTQLYNESMATLEKLSILKAWGQVYIMAMVGHGAAPASQMLKTLHTVSGGQSLSSSTAQPKEFNRLAFDEEFGDFESRGESLLSLVQPELDNLSKHWLAALKDYALLSLPAEYASQLPHDGGAFYTNDTMNLSKPHYLISWPPILYAAALWLNAEGFVKGEHRLSQEQEEDKANANDVASLAAPGSRGQSGSTPTVPTISHGSLSADRFHLIFGICMEALCSTRTNEKLDSVIACLQSLYTIFDSQWSREMLMENKTLPVELCNVLHRLILTRDSVEVQYLCISILKQTIAAANECLEREKNDERRKLMVANGPSRGEEGEILPGKSLVYAVLEVVLCLLARQIPNMNPSQSTRVANEQLQRQLAQAQHGLIKLGDDNSLLVANAIQSLNDLPKLCSPLGALSILPTILYLTTGVIKEVATKSVHDESLTAGTNVVQVAVQLLRTLATDRYGKHEQSGEEWRKLLQSALGRIIDLTKTGCEETKMDEVTVMLAIAVFLLHSPSAVVSVPNLQYPCINHFRQCFQSASLPVRLKCVQTMRSIFANADLKVSTPYIHALAPRLIEHLYSEQARNPTNEQELALVVEGVTTVETLIALAEPQNRIQMLTLLVPILINYLDDPDKQQQPQQRGGSISAKPTTKYTNALNDHAIQWLMKIGPKYPQEFKTLMAQAPELRRKLEAAIKRSQMNASLQKSKSEAANAAARNSAAQQQKPTIQLKTDFSNFNFA from the exons ATGGAGCTTTCGCACAGTCTCACGCTGAACGAGGCAGCCCTCGCGCAGCTTCCCGAGCAGAAGCGACCGGTGTTCATCTTCGAGTGGTTGCGCTTCCTGGACAAGGTGCTGGTGGCGGCGCAAAAATCCGACATCAAGGGCTGCCAGAAGAAGCTGGTGGAGCAGCTGACCCAGCACATCCAGGGGGCACCGGGGCCACCGACGCGTAAGCTCATAGCTCGCTGCCTGGCCACCCTCTTCTCGGTCGGCGACACATTCCTGCTGTTCGAGACGGTGAACAAGTGCAACGACATACTGAAGAACAAGGATGACTCGCCCAGCTACCTGCCGACGCGGTTGGCAGCGACCTGCGTGGTGGGCTGCATGTACGAGAAGCTCGGCCGCATGATGGGCCGATCGTACGAGGAAACGGTACAGATCCTGCTGAAATCGCTCAAGAACGCCGAATCGCAGTCGCGCATCGAAATCATGATGACGCTGGAGAAGGTGTGCGCCGGCATGGGTTCGGCCATCTCGAACGTGCACAAGGACATCTACAAGGCGGTCCGGTACTGCCTGACCGATCGCGTGATGGCGGTCCGCGTGGCGGCCTCCAACTGCCTGCTGGAGATGACGAAGCACGCACCGTTCCTGTACACGACCGAGCTGGAAAGTTTGGCGTCGCTGTGCTTCCGTGCGTTCGACAGCTGCAACTACGAGGTACGGTGTGCCGTGGCCAAACTGCTCGGTACGCTCATCGCTTGCACGCAGAACGGCAGCTTGCGTAACTTTAGCAGCATGACGGCGTCCTCGTCGAGCACGAAATCGCTGCGCCCGGTGTCGCTGGACGAGGCGCTCGGCGTTCTGATGGCTGGCTTTCTCCGGGGCGGCGTGTCGTTCCTGAAGGGTACCGGGGAGATTATTAAGGGCAGTTCGGGTGTAAACCGCGAGGTACGGGTGGGTGTTACACACGCGTACGTCGTGTTCGTGCAGACCATGGGCGGGTTGTGGTTGGAACGCAACATGCAATCGTTTCTGGTGCACGTGCTCGATCTGGTGGCGAATCCGAAGGCGGCCTCGTCGCACGTGGATGCGGTGTACTCGCGCAAGTGCATCAACTTTATCCTGCGCTCCGTCATCGGGAAGATGCTGGGCGAGAAGGCGCAATCGTCCGCCTGCAAAGAGCTGATCCATCTCATCGCCAAGCAGATGAACTCGATCGATTTCAATCCGGAAAATGCCAAGGACTCCAACCAGGAGACACTGTTCAGTCAGCATCTGCTCGTGTGCGCCCTGCAGGAGCTGGGCAgcttggtgctgctgctcggtACGACGGCCCAAAACCTTCTGGCCGATCAGCAGCTGAACTTTATCGATGCCGTCTGTGCGGTGCTCATACATCCTTGCATGGCCGCTCGGCTGGCGGCGGCCTGGTGTTTACGGTGCGTTTGCGTAGCCGTACCGAGCCAGATCACGCCACTGATCGATCGGTTTATAGAGGCGATCGAAAAGATGCGCACCTCACCGGACGCCATCTCCGGGTACAGTGGGGCTCTGGCGGCCGTCCTCGGTGGGGTACGGTATTCTCCACTCGGCATACCGCACACACGGGGGAAAGTCATCTTTAACACGGCCGAAGAGCTGCTCCGTACGGCTAGTCAAAACAGTCGCCTGTCATTGAACCGAACGCAGGCGGGATGGTTGCTGATTGGAGGCATCATGACGCTGGGCGTTCCGGTGGTGAAAGGGTTGCTGCCGAGGATGCTTCTACTTTGGCGCAACGCGTTCCCACGCTCGACGAAGGAGCTGGAGTCGGAGAAGGCTCGCGGGGACGCCTTTACCTGGCAGGTCACGCTTGAGGGCCGCGCTGGGGCATTATCGGTAATGCACAGCTTCCTGCTGCATTGTCCGGAGCTAGTGACGGATGATATTACGCGCCGACTGCTGACGCCGATTGAAAGTGCGCTGGCCATGCTGATCAA CATAACATCCGTGTTGAAAACCTACGGACAACACCTGAAGGCCCCGACGGCCATGGTACGACTGCGGCTGTACGAAACACTCTCCCTGTTGCCGGCGACCGCCCTCGAGTCGTCTTATACGCACCTACTCCGGATGCTCGTGTCGGAGTTCACGCTGACGGAAAATCCGGCCAACACGACCACCTCTTTTCTACGGCAGATGTGTCACGGTAACGATTCGATCATACTCGGCACCTGGCTGCAGGACACCGACCATCGCACAATCGAGGACCAG ATGGAACCGAACCGTAAAGCAGACGGTGACTAC CTTCAACCGAACAGTGCTGCCGGTTCCGGTGCACTGGAGCATGACGCCTGCTGCCTGTATCGTGCGATCGCCCCCGGTGAGCAGTGTCCGGGTCCGCTACCACTCGGTGTGGCCGTTATCGACATGTCCGTGACGCTGTTTGGGCTGATCTTCCCGAAGGTGGCGAACAAACACCGTCTGCAGATGCTCGAGCACTTTGGCGAGTGCATTAAGCACGCCAAAAGCTCCCGCCAGGAGGCGGTCCAGATGAACATCTTTACTGCGCTACTCAGCGGTTTGAAGGGGCTAACCGAGACGAAGTCGGCCATCGGACAGGACGATGTGAGGAAGAGTGCCACGAACTTGATCATCAACGCGCTGACTAGCGCGAATCCGATCCTCCGTTGTGCGGCCGGTGAAGCTTTGGGTCGTATCGCGCAGGTGGTCGGCGATTCGCGGGTAACGGCCGAGCTGGCACAAACCAGCTTCGATCGGTTAAAATCGGCCCGCGATGTGGTGACACGGACGGGGCACTCGTTGGCGCTTGGATGTTTACATCGGTACGTCGGAGGAATGGGTTCGTCGCAGCATTTGAATACGAGTGTTTCGATTCTACTGGCCCTTGCCCAGGATGGCAGTTCCCCCGTGGTGCAGGTGTGGTCACTGTACGCCCTCTCACTGATAGCGGACTCCGGAGGGCCCATGTTCCGAGGGTACGTCGAGCCAACGCTTTCGCTCGCCCTGAAGCTTCTCCTGACGGTTCCGCAGTCGCACGTGGACGTACACCAGTGCATCGGTCGGGTGCTGAGTGCGTTGATTACGACGATCGGCCCGGAACTGCAGGGTGATTCCAATTCCGTAGCAACCGCACGCGCGTCGTTCCTCTGTGCGGCGGCCATCATGCAGGCGCACTCGGATCCGCTCGTGCAGGCGGAAGCAACCGGTTGCCTACAGCAGTTACACCTCTTCGCTCCACGAAATGTCAACCTGTCGTCGCTAGTTCCTAATCTGTGTCAGAACCTTAGCAGTAACTATTTGACGTTGCGGAAGGCGGCCGTCTCGTGCTTGCGGCAGCTGACGACCCGTGAAGCGAAGGAGGTTTGTGAGCACGCGGCCAACCTGGTGAGCGACGAGGATCGGTACGCACTCTCGGACTACGGGCTGCCGGGCGTTTTGTTCGGAATGCTCGACACGGAAAGCGACAGTCAGATGGTACGAAACATCCACGACACAATCACCTCGATGCTGCAGATCCTGGCGGCGGAGAACCTGTCGCAGTGGTTGAGCATGTGCAAGAACGTGCTGACGGTGGCATCGGATGCTTCCGTTGGGGCAGATG CCGGAGCTGGTGGAGCTTCCGGATCGGGAAAGGATGGAGCAACCGGCACTACCGATGGTGACGGAAACGAtgccgacgatgacgatgacgacgatgatgatgatgataacatCGAGTTCCACGCAGAAGACCACCAGGCGACCCATCCGGCGGTACAACCACGCTGGCCAACGCGTGTCTTTGCCGCCGAATGTGTCCGCAAGGTGATCGCCACCTGCGAGAATGCCAGCTCGAACCACTTCGATCTGGTCGCTGCGAAGGAGATGCAGATGACGAAATCGAGGGGCGATTTTCTGGTGCTACACTTGTCCGACCTAATCCGGATGGCATTTATGGCGGCAACGAGCGATTCCGACCAGCTCCGGCTGGAGGGACTGAAGACGCTGCAAGAAATCATCGACAAGTTTGCGCACGTCCCAGAGCCGGAATTTCCCGGCCATCTGCTGCTCGAGCAGTTCCAGGCGCAGGTTGGGGCCGCATTGCGGCCAGCGTTCTCGCAGGATACACCATCGCACGTGACCGCGGCCGCTTGCGAGGTATGTAGCGCGTGGATTGGATCCGGTGTGGCACGGGACCTGAACGATTTGCGCCGTGTCCATCAGCTGCTGGTGTCGAACCTGAGCAAATTGAACAGCCGCACCAATAGCACGCAGCTTTACAACGAAAGTATGGCAACGCTGGAGAAGCTGAGCATCCTGAAGGCCTGGGGTCAGGTATACATCATGGCAATGGTGGGACACGGGGCAGCACCGGCTAGTCAGATGCTGAAAACACTCCACACCGTTTCGGGTGGCCAATCACTGTCGTCGTCAACGGCACAACCGAAGGAATTCAACCGTCTCGCGTTCGACGAAGAGTTTGGTGATTTCGAGAGCCGCGGGGAAAGCTTGCTCTCGCTGGTACAACCCGAACTGGACAACCTCTCCAAGCACTGGCTGGCGGCACTGAAGGACTACGCGTTGCTTTCCCTCCCGGCCGAGTACGCCAGCCAGCTACCGCACGATGGTGGTGCATTCTACACGAACGACACGATGAACCTTTCGAAACCGCACTATCTGATCTCGTGGCCACCGATTCTGTACGCCGCAGCACTCTGGCTGAACGCGGAAGGGTTCGTCAAGGGTGAGCACAGGCTGTCCCAGGAGCAGGAGGAAGACAAAGCGAACGCGAACGATGTAGCTTCGCTGGCGGCACCGGGAAGCAGAGGGCAGTCGGGCTCAACACCGACGGTGCCCACGATTTCGCACGGTAGCCTAAGTGCCGATCGGTTCCATCTTATTTTTGGCATCTGCATGGAAGCGCTGTGCAGTACGAGGACGAACGAAAAGCTGGACAGCGTTATCGCGTGTCTGCAGTCGTTGTACACCATCTTCGACTCGCAGTGGTCACGGGAGATGCTGATGGAGAACAAAACTCTACCGGTCGAGCTGTGTAACGTGCTGCACCGGTTAATCCTGACGCGTGACAGCGTGGAGGTTCAGTATCTGTGCATTTCCATTCTCAAGCAAACGATCGCCGCGGCCAATGAGTGTCTGGAGCGGGAGAAAAATGACGAACGAAGAAAGCTTATGGTTGCAAACGGCCccagta GAGGTGAAGAGGGTGAGATCCTTCCGGGCAAGTCGTTAGTGTACGCCGTGCTGGAAGTGGTCCTATGCCTGCTGGCAAGACAAATACCAAACATGAATCCATCGCAAAGTACACGCGTGGCCAACGAGCAGCTGCAGCGGCAACTGGCCCAGGCCCAGCACGGTCTCATCAAGCTCGGTGACGATAACAGTCTGCTGGTAGCGAATGCCATCCAGAGTTTGAACGACCTACCGAAACTCTGCTCGCCACTCGGGGCCCTCTCGATCCTACCCACCATCCTGTACCTTACGACGGGCGTAATCAAGGAGGTGGCCACCAAGTCGGTGCACGACGAGTCGCTGACTGCCGGCACGAACGTGGTGCAGGTGGCGGTGCAGCTACTGCGAACGCTTGCCACCGACCGGTACGGGAAGCACGAGCAGTCCGGCGAAGAATGGCGCAAACTGCTCCAGAGTGCGCTCGGTCGCATAATCGACCTCACGAAGACGGGCTGCGAGGAAACGAAGATGGACGAGGTGACGGTGATGCTGGCGATAGCGGTCTTTCTGCTGCACTCACCGTCGGCCGTGGTTTCGGTACCGAACTTGCAGTACCCGTGCATCAATCACTTCCGGCAGTGCTTTCAGAGTGCGTCGCTGCCGGTACGCCTGAAGTGCGTCCAGACGATGCGATCGATCTTTGCCAACGCCGACCTGAAGGTGTCGACGCCGTACATCCACGCACTGGCACCACGGCTGATCGAGCACCTCTACTCGGAGCAGGCGCGCAATCCAACGAACGAACAAGAGCTAGCGCTGGTGGTCGAAGGCGTAACGACGGTGGAAACGTTGATCGCGCTGGCCGAACCACAGAATC GAATTCAAATGCTCACATTGCTCGTCCCGATCCTTATCAACTATTTGGACGATCCGGACAAACAACAGCAGCCACAGCAACGAGGAGGCTCCATTAGCGCAAAGCCAACGACAAAGTACACGAACGCACTGAACGACCATGCCATCCAGTGGCTGATGAAGATTGGACCAAAGTATCCACAGGAGTTCAAGACCCTGATGGCGCAGGCACCGGAGCTCCGGCGCAAGCTAGAGGCGGCCATCAAGCGCAGCCAGATGAACGCGTCCCTGCAAAAGAGCAAGAGTGAGGCGGCGAACGCGGCCGCACGAAACAGTGCCGCCCAGCAGCAGAAGCCCACGATCCAGCTGAAGACGGACTTTAGTAATTTTAACTTTGcctaa